One genomic segment of Erythrolamprus reginae isolate rEryReg1 chromosome 2, rEryReg1.hap1, whole genome shotgun sequence includes these proteins:
- the TUBB gene encoding tubulin beta chain has product MREIVHIQAGQCGNQIGAKFWEVISDEHGIDPTGTYHGDSDLQLDRISVYYNEATGGKYVPRAILVDLEPGTMDSVRSGPFGQIFRPDNFVFGQSGAGNNWAKGHYTEGAELVDSVLDVVRKEAESCDCLQGFQLTHSLGGGTGSGMGTLLISKIREEYPDRIMNTFSVVPSPKVSDTVVEPYNATLSVHQLVENTDETYCIDNEALYDICFRTLKLTTPTYGDLNHLVSATMSGVTTCLRFPGQLNADLRKLAVNMVPFPRLHFFMPGFAPLTSRGSQQYRALTVPELTQQVFDAKNMMAACDPRHGRYLTVAAVFRGRMSMKEVDEQMLNVQNKNSSYFVEWIPNNVKTAVCDIPPRGLKMAVTFIGNSTAIQELFKRISEQFTAMFRRKAFLHWYTGEGMDEMEFTEAESNMNDLVSEYQQYQDATAEEEEDFGEEAEEEA; this is encoded by the exons TTCTGGGAAGTGATCAGCGATGAACACGGAATCGACCCAACTGGAACCTACCATGGTGACAGTGATCTACAACTGGATCGCATCAGTGTTTACTACAATGAGGCTACTG GTGGCAAATATGTTCCACGTGCCATCTTGGTCGATTTGGAGCCAGGAACCATGGACTCAGTGCGTTCTGGGCCTTTTGGACAAATATTTAGACCAGATAACTTTGTATTTG GCCAGAGTGGTGCTGGTAACAACTGGGCTAAAGGTCATTATACCGAAGGTGCCGAGCTGGTGGATTCAGTCCTAGATGTTGTGAGGAAGGAAGCCGAGAGTTGTGACTGCCTACAGGGATTCCAGCTGACCCACTCTCTAGGGGGTGGGACCGGTTCCGGAATGGGCACCCTACTGATCAGCAAGATCCGCGAAGAATACCCTGACCGTATCATGAATACCTTCAGTGTGGTGCCCTCTCCCAAGGTCTCCGATACAGTGGTGGAGCCTTATAACGCTACCCTCTCAGTCCACCAGCTGGTGGAGAACACAGACGAGACCTACTGTATCGACAATGAAGCCCTTTACGACATCTGTTTCCGCACCCTCAAGCTGACCACCCCAACCTACGGGGATCTGAACCACCTGGTCTCCGCCACCATGAGCGGGGTAACCACCTGTCTCCGCTTTCCCGGACAGCTGAATGCCGATCTCCGCAAGCTTGCAGTAAACATGGTCCCCTTCCCTCGGCTCCACTTTTTCATGCCCGGCTTCGCTCCTTTGACCAGCCGCGGCAGCCAACAATACCGGGCCCTCACAGTCCCCGAGTTAACGCAGCAAGTTTTCGACGCCAAGAACATGATGGCAGCCTGCGACCCCCGCCACGGACGCTATCTAACGGTGGCCGCCGTCTTCCGAGGCCGCATGTCCATGAAGGAGGTGGACGAGCAGATGCTGAACGTGCAGAACAAGAACAGCAGCTACTTCGTCGAGTGGATCCCCAACAACGTCAAGACGGCCGTGTGCGACATCCCACCCCGCGGCTTGAAAATGGCGGTCACCTTCATCGGCAACAGCACGGCCATCCAGGAGCTCTTCAAGCGCATCTCCGAGCAGTTCACAGCCATGTTCCGCCGCAAGGCTTTCCTGCACTGGTACACGGGCGAGGGCATGGACGAGATGGAGTTCACTGAAGCGGAGAGCAATATGAACGACCTCGTCTCCGAATATCAGCAGTACCAGGACGCCAcggccgaggaagaggaggattttGG